In the Vogesella sp. XCS3 genome, GGCTTGGAGACCGTCAAGACGCTGAGTGCCGAAGGCGAGCTGCAAGGCCGCTGGGAAAAGGCCACACTCTTCCTGGCCCAGATCGGTAGCCGCCTCAAGTTTTTGTCTGCAGTGACCATGAACCTGGCGGCATTTATACAGCAGCTGATGTCTGTCGCCATCCTGGTGGTGGGCGTTTACCTGATCAAGGAAGGCCAGACTTCTGTCGGCGGCCTGATCGCCTGCTCCATGCTGGCTGGCCGGGCCATTGCCCCGCTGGGCGCGGTAACCGGCTTGATGTCTCAGTACAACAATGCGAAATCGTCTTTGACATCGCTAGAAGGCATGATGAAACAACCGGTGGAACGTGAGCACGAAAGCACGTTTTTTCACCGCACACACTTCAATGGCGATATCGAATTCAATAGTGTGGACTTTACTTACCCCAATAGCCCGCTCGGCGCTTTGCATAATGTGACGTTCCGTATCAAGGCGGGGGAGCGGGTTGCCATTCTTGGCCGGGTCGGCTCGGGCAAGTCCACTATCCAGAAGCTGGTTATGGGGCTTTATCAGCCGCAACAGGGCGCGGTACGTATCGATGGTGTCAATGTGCAGCAGGTAGACCCGGCCGAGCTGCGCCGCCACGTCGGTTATGTCTCGCAAGACCCGGTGCTGTTCTATGGCACCTTGCGCCAGAACATCAGCATGGGCCAGCCGCATGTGCACGACGCCACCATTGCGGCCGCAGCCGAGCTGGCCGGCTTGACCGAGTTTATCAACGCGCACCCCGATGGCTTTGATATGGTTATCGGCGAACGCGGCGAGTCATTATCTGGCGGGCAGCGCAAAGCGATTACCATTGCACGCGCGCTATTGAACGCGCCGCCGATATTGCTGCTGGATGAGCCCACCAGCAATATGGACCACAGTACCGAAGCTGCCATGAAGCGCACGTTCGAGAAAATTGTGGCTGGCAAGACCCTGATTCTGGTAACGCACCATACTGCGCTGCTGGATCTGGTAGACCGGATTATCGTGATTGATCAAGGCCGTATTCTGGCCGATGGCCCCAAGCAAGAAGTGGTGCTGGCCCTGCAGCAGGGTAAAGTGGGGAGGGCGCAAGCATGAAATGGCTAAGTAGCGTGTTGGAGAAGCTGCGTAATACCAGCAACCCACTGATTCAGAAGATTCTGGGCTGGTCGTCGGCCGAAGACCTGCAAGACAGGCAAGATTTTGCCTCGGACGCCGAGTGGGCCATCCTGACACAAGACCCGCGTCGCCCGCGCCTGTTCATCTGGACCATTGGCCTGTTTATCGTGTGTGCCCTGCTCTGGTCAGCCCTGGCCACGCTGGACGAAGTGGCACGTGGCGAGGGCAAGGTTGTGCCCACCAGCCAGGTGCAACATTTGCAAAGCCTTGACGGCGGGGTGGTATCAAAAATCCTGGTGAAAGAGGGCGATATTGTCGACCGCGGCCAACTATTGCTGCAGGTAGATAACACCCGGTTTGTCTCTTCGCTTAACGAAAACCAGTCCCAGCTGCTGTCCTTGCAAGCCAAGGCTGCGCGCTTGCGTGCTTTGTCCGAAGGCAAACCGTTTAGTCTGCCCCCAGAAGTTACCGCCAGGGCGCCAGAGATCGCGCGCCAGGAAATGGACCTTTACCAGTCTAAACGGATGGAGCTGGAGGCTAACCTTTCCATTGCCCGTCAACAGTTGGCGCAACGCAGCCAGGAGCTGAACGAAGCACGCGCGCGGCGTGACCAGGCTAATCAAGGGCTGGATCTGACTCAGCGGGAGCTGAACGTGACTCGCCCTTTGCTGAAGTCTGGTGCGGTGTCAGAAGTGGACATCCTGCGCCTGGAGCGGGATGTATCGCGCTACCGTGGCGAGCGCGATATGTCCAACGCGCAGGTTCCCAAGATCCAGTCAGCCATCAGTGAAGCATCCCGCAAGATTCAGGAAGTGGAGTTGGCCTTCCGCAACCAGGCAAGTACTGAGCTCTCCGAGACTTTGGCCAAGCTCAGCACGCTGGGTGCGGGCAATGCGGCCTTGCAGGACAAGGTAAAGCTGACCGAGGTGCGCTCTCCTGTACGTGGCGAGGTCAAGCGTTTGCTGGTGAATACGGTGGGTGGTGTGGTTCAGCCCGGGCGGGATATTCTGGAAATTGTGCCACTGGATGAGTCCTTGCTGATTGAGGCCAAGATATCGCCACGCGATATTGCCTTTTTGCACCCGGGGCAGCGTGTTTTTGTGCGCTTCACCGCCTATGACTCGACCATCTATGGTGGCTTAAAAGGTTCTCTGCAACAAATTGGTGCCGACTCGATTACGGATGAGAAGGGTAATACTTATTATGTTGTCCGCGTGAAAACAGACTCATCGCATCTGGGTAATCAGGGAAAATTGCCTATTATTCCGGGTATGACCGCTGAGGTGGATATCATTACCGGTAATAAAAGCGTGCTGAACTATTTGCTCAAGCCTGTTTTGCGGGCAAAGGCACAGGCATTGAGTGAGCGATAATATGTATACCTTATTGATATCCTCCAGTATCTCTTTGCAAGAGCATTTGGCTGCGGCGCTGGGTAGTTTTATAGAAGTGCAACCTTCATTATGGGATCTGCCAAGTAATACTCGTTTTCGCCAGGGAGATCTGGTTTGGATTGATGGTGATAATCAGGACCCAGATTTGATCAAGCGGTTATGCAAGGGTGATTTTGGCCCGGTCCGGGTTATTGTATTAAGTAGTACACCAAATGATGCCGCTGCAGTAGATTGGCTCGGCTACGGTGCGGCGGGCTATCTGCATGCCTTTGCCGCCCCGGAAACGCTGCGACAAACCATGGCAGTTGTTGAGTCGGGCGGTTTATGGGTTGGGGTCGGCCTGATGCAGCAGCTTTGTGCGCGCTTTGGCCAATTAGCCAAGCCGCAGCATCATTTAATGGCACAACTTACCGAAAGAGAGCGGGAGGTTGTACAGTACTTGAAAATGGGCAAGAGCAATAAACTTATTGCCAAAGAAATGGATATTTCAGAGCGCACAGTAAAGGCTCACCTTACTGCGATTTTTGCCAAGTTCGATGTATCAGACAGGATACAGTTATTATTGAAATTGGCCGCCTGATCGATTTTGCCCATTGGTACAATAGGTAGGTTCTGAGAGCCCCAATACATTGTTGATTATTACAACAATGTTTGGGGCTTTTATCATGGCTAATGCGACAAGCGTTCAAGGTACTGTCGAAGCACTTTCTGGGAAAATTCTGGCCGTTGCGGTTGATGGTTCAACCCGGATATTGCAGGTGGGCGATAGAATTTTTGCTGGTGAGCGACTTGTTGTTCCCGCTGATTCATTTATCGAACTGCGGGGTATGAATGGTAATATTGTTAGAATTGCGGAAGAGCGAAGTATCAGTATCACCGACGATGTATTTTCTCCAGCACCGACAGATAATACCGATACAGCCATTGCACCGCTTAATCAAGATGCCCGTAGT is a window encoding:
- a CDS encoding type I secretion system permease/ATPase; amino-acid sequence: MDKPETSPTTAGITLRATHLDPLLDCLFELTRLHGVTTTRDSLIAGIPMEDQRLSPSMFSRAARRAGLASRVLRRPLNQLPAVLLPAVLILKNDQACLLREVGSDGSFHISPGELPESIQVMTLEELQAIYTGLAIVVKPRFRFEKRVPELQKARSEHWFWHAVLQGRPLYRDALIAAFFVNFFALAFPLFSMNVYDRVVPNMAFDTLWVLAAGVVLMLVFDFVLKLTRGYLIDLASKRVDVMLSALIMERVLGIRMEARPASVGAFAANLRAFESLRDFIASATITTLVDVPFALLFLFVMLWISPWMVIPPVVAIVLMLLLAYIVQAKMHELSESTFRASAQRNAHLVESLVGLETVKTLSAEGELQGRWEKATLFLAQIGSRLKFLSAVTMNLAAFIQQLMSVAILVVGVYLIKEGQTSVGGLIACSMLAGRAIAPLGAVTGLMSQYNNAKSSLTSLEGMMKQPVEREHESTFFHRTHFNGDIEFNSVDFTYPNSPLGALHNVTFRIKAGERVAILGRVGSGKSTIQKLVMGLYQPQQGAVRIDGVNVQQVDPAELRRHVGYVSQDPVLFYGTLRQNISMGQPHVHDATIAAAAELAGLTEFINAHPDGFDMVIGERGESLSGGQRKAITIARALLNAPPILLLDEPTSNMDHSTEAAMKRTFEKIVAGKTLILVTHHTALLDLVDRIIVIDQGRILADGPKQEVVLALQQGKVGRAQA
- a CDS encoding HlyD family type I secretion periplasmic adaptor subunit, whose protein sequence is MKWLSSVLEKLRNTSNPLIQKILGWSSAEDLQDRQDFASDAEWAILTQDPRRPRLFIWTIGLFIVCALLWSALATLDEVARGEGKVVPTSQVQHLQSLDGGVVSKILVKEGDIVDRGQLLLQVDNTRFVSSLNENQSQLLSLQAKAARLRALSEGKPFSLPPEVTARAPEIARQEMDLYQSKRMELEANLSIARQQLAQRSQELNEARARRDQANQGLDLTQRELNVTRPLLKSGAVSEVDILRLERDVSRYRGERDMSNAQVPKIQSAISEASRKIQEVELAFRNQASTELSETLAKLSTLGAGNAALQDKVKLTEVRSPVRGEVKRLLVNTVGGVVQPGRDILEIVPLDESLLIEAKISPRDIAFLHPGQRVFVRFTAYDSTIYGGLKGSLQQIGADSITDEKGNTYYVVRVKTDSSHLGNQGKLPIIPGMTAEVDIITGNKSVLNYLLKPVLRAKAQALSER
- a CDS encoding response regulator transcription factor, with protein sequence MSDNMYTLLISSSISLQEHLAAALGSFIEVQPSLWDLPSNTRFRQGDLVWIDGDNQDPDLIKRLCKGDFGPVRVIVLSSTPNDAAAVDWLGYGAAGYLHAFAAPETLRQTMAVVESGGLWVGVGLMQQLCARFGQLAKPQHHLMAQLTEREREVVQYLKMGKSNKLIAKEMDISERTVKAHLTAIFAKFDVSDRIQLLLKLAA